In Arthrobacter sp. QXT-31, one genomic interval encodes:
- a CDS encoding TrkH family potassium uptake protein has protein sequence MRDIPAQKARPTGTVFPRILNVFAPQHPAQVIVLGFAAAVAVGTGLLMLPIARNGPEGAPFLDALFTSTSSVCVTGLVTVDTPVYWSGFGKVVIMALIQIGGFGVMSFGTLLGVLLARRLGLRSRLSTAAEIKSTGFGDVRRVLLGVLTISLTVEIVLAGILAARLVAGYGYEPGRALWHGVFHSVSSFNNAGFALHTDNLIGFAGDPWICLPIAAAVIIGGLGFPVLFELRRQYQRPIHWSMNTKLVLVGTAVLLTAGTVFLTAVEWSNPATLGALKPGERILAGFFQSVITRTAGFNSIDIGQMHEVSWLGMDILMFIGGGPAGTAGGLKITTFGVLFFILLTELQGGTAVNIFGKRLSRAVHRQAITVVLLAIALVVGSTMFLMLITDFGQQRILFEVISAFATVGLSTGITASMPPAGQVVLILLMFVGRLGPVTLGAALALRERPLLYEYPKERPLIG, from the coding sequence ATGCGCGACATTCCTGCCCAGAAGGCCCGGCCTACCGGCACGGTCTTCCCGCGCATCCTCAACGTCTTTGCACCCCAGCATCCGGCGCAGGTGATCGTGCTCGGCTTCGCCGCCGCCGTCGCCGTCGGAACGGGCTTGCTCATGCTGCCCATCGCGCGGAACGGGCCGGAGGGTGCGCCCTTCCTCGACGCCCTGTTCACCTCCACATCCTCGGTGTGCGTCACGGGACTGGTCACGGTCGACACCCCGGTGTACTGGAGCGGCTTCGGCAAGGTGGTGATCATGGCCCTGATCCAGATCGGCGGGTTCGGGGTCATGTCCTTCGGCACGCTGCTCGGTGTGCTCCTGGCCCGCCGGCTGGGCCTGCGGTCACGGCTCTCAACGGCCGCGGAGATCAAGAGCACGGGTTTCGGCGACGTGCGCCGCGTCCTGCTCGGCGTGCTGACCATCAGCCTCACCGTGGAGATTGTGCTGGCGGGGATCCTGGCCGCCAGGCTCGTCGCGGGGTACGGCTACGAGCCCGGGCGGGCGCTGTGGCACGGCGTCTTCCATTCCGTGTCCTCGTTCAACAACGCCGGGTTCGCGCTGCACACGGACAACCTCATCGGTTTCGCCGGCGATCCCTGGATCTGCCTGCCCATCGCGGCCGCGGTGATCATCGGCGGCCTGGGCTTTCCGGTGCTGTTCGAGCTGCGGCGGCAGTACCAGCGGCCCATCCACTGGAGCATGAACACCAAGCTGGTCCTGGTGGGCACCGCCGTCCTTCTCACCGCCGGCACCGTCTTCCTTACCGCCGTCGAATGGTCCAACCCCGCCACGCTCGGCGCACTCAAGCCCGGCGAGCGAATTCTGGCCGGCTTCTTCCAGTCCGTCATCACGCGCACGGCCGGGTTCAACAGCATCGACATCGGGCAGATGCACGAGGTGTCCTGGCTGGGCATGGACATCCTGATGTTCATCGGCGGCGGCCCCGCCGGCACTGCAGGCGGCCTGAAAATCACCACCTTCGGCGTGCTGTTCTTCATCCTGCTGACCGAACTGCAGGGCGGCACCGCGGTGAACATTTTCGGCAAGCGCCTCTCCCGTGCCGTGCACCGGCAGGCCATCACCGTGGTGCTGCTCGCGATCGCGCTGGTGGTCGGCTCCACGATGTTCCTCATGCTCATCACCGATTTCGGGCAGCAGCGGATCCTGTTCGAGGTCATCTCCGCGTTCGCCACCGTGGGGCTGTCCACCGGCATCACCGCCTCCATGCCGCCGGCCGGCCAGGTGGTGCTGATCCTGCTGATGTTCGTCGGCCGCCTCGGCCCGGTGACGCTCGGCGCCGCACTGGCCCTGCGCGAACGCCCGCTTCTCTACGAATACCCGAAGGAAAGGCCCCTCATTGGCTAA